ATATCCTGTTTAGTTACAGAGCACTTAATTTACagtatttcatttgctcttcacaCTTAAAAATAGCAAGATAAATACTGGCATTCACATTTCATAGATGAGCAAACCgagtcccagagaagttaaatgacaaaCAGATATGGAGGAGTTGAATCTAAGCCTTGGGACTCTCCAACATTCTTTTTGCCATCTTATGCAACTTTGTGATAAACCACAAGTCTGAAAAAAGACTTCTAAGCAAATTCATAGGATAAACAATGCTTCTTGTTTGGTGATCagccctgtctgactctttgtgaccccatttggggttttctctggagtggtttgccatttctttcttcagctcacttgactgatgaggaaactgaggcaagcaggattaagtgatttgctcagacacatcgagtgtctgaggtcaaatttgaactcaggccttcctgactctgaggccatcATTTTATCATTACCACCTAACCATTCAAACAATATTTGGGGATGTTTAATTCTTCTAAGCTGTCCACCTGTATACAAACAATTCGCTTATTACAATTGTTCTAATCACTTCATTTAAGCTCTCCAGGCAAATTTCTACTTGGCAATCCCTTATTAGCCCTTATTTATTGTGAATGacaataataactggcatttacatagtgctttaaggtttagaagcacttcacaaatatctcatttggtacTATCACCctaagagataggtgctattttacccattttatgcttgaggaactgaggcagagaacagctaagtgacttgcccagggtcatgtagttagtaaatgtctaaggcaggatttgaactcaaatcttcctgatttcaggtccagctcctctatctactgtgtctcCTGGCTAGTTAGTATGGATTATAGTATTTGGGGGTTAATATGACCCCCATCTCTATTAAAAATGGAACAGAATTCACAAATTCTGACTGGCCTCAGCCtcaagagaggagaaagatatAACAGCCTGCTTTAGACTCAGCAGAGCCTAGTGGCTTCATTTCTACGCTTCAGACTGTTTTTATCATTACCCTGTCAGCCAGCgggtgggaggaaggggagaaaaaagcagCCATGTGTGGCAGAGGCCTCAAGTTTCCTATTTGGGGGGAGGAGAGCCAGGATGGAGTGTTTGTCCCTTGCCCAGTGACCTGTGGCGGAGCTACTTCCAGTGAAACCTCCCTCCCCCCAGGACAGCCACAGCACTAATGGAGCAGAGAATCTCACACTGATCTCATAGATATGCAACTCTGGCCATAGATGGGTACCAGGACCCCTCTCTATATCCTCCCACCTTCTAATCTATTGCTCTTACTTCCTAGCCCAACCCTCTGCTCCCAGGCACAAAGCTCCATCCAGGCAAGGATGAATATTTTCCAAGGTCCCCTTCTCCCATGTTCTACCAACCTCTGCCCCCCAAACTTTTGCCTAGGGCTGTACTGCAAATCTAGGACAGGAAACTGTCTCCATCTTTCCCAATTCTGCTGAATACTCCGGAAAGGCTTCCCTTCTTAGAACCATCAAGTTGCACTCCATTCTTTGTGTGTGTCCTAACCCTAATACCAAGCCGGGAGCTCCCAGATGATGGTGGCTCTTTGATTCCTACTGATGATGGCTACTCCCAACCAACAGCTTAGACATCCTTGAGTGCAGAGTCAACATTCTCCTCCATTAGTCCAGGGCTCAAGACCCTAGGcaggttggggaagggaaggtgTCTGGGTGCCAGTCTGTGGTCCCTCTACCAACCTGCCTGCCCTCCTGCTCCCAGGTGGTGGTGAATGCCCTCCTGGGCGCCATCCCTTCCATCATGAACGTGTTGCTCGTCTGCCTGATCTTCTGGCTCATCTTTAGCATCATGGGGGTCAACCTGTTTGCGGGGAAGTATTACCGATGCATCAACACCACCACCTCGGAGATTTTTGACATCTCTGTTGTCAACAACAAGTCGGACTGTTTCAAATTGATGGACACTGGGGAGGTCCGATGGGTCAACGTCAAGGTCAACTTTGATAATGTGGGCCTTGGGTACCTCTCACTCCTGCAGGTGGTAAGTAGAACCCGAGAGATGGTAGCTCTAGGCTTCCAGAATATCATCTCTACCATTCAGCTAGGCTTTCCCCTGATGAGTTCTTTCTCATGACTCCTTcattcacatttattaaatacttacctACTCTGTGGGAAGTATTGAACATTGGGGTTTGGTGAACTGAatttagacttgaagtcaggaagacttgggttcagaacCTACCTTTGGCATTTCTTTGCTCCAATGGCACCttaaataagtatttgttaagtaaatgaatgatcctaggtaagtcacttaacccctagtaTCAACCTtagttttcctatctataaaatggggataataatgataactacCTAACAGGAGTGATGTGGAAATCAAACCAGATAGTACAtgttaaagtgttttgcaaaccgtAGAggtttataaatacattttagctattattaattattgttattattattcacctctctgggtttcagctGCATGTGAAATGGGTTGTTAGGAGGCTCAAGTGAAATGATGTAttcaaaatgctttgcatatTTTAAAGAGTGATGGAAACACCAGATTTTGTTAGGGTACCTTGCTAGAGATCTCACTTCAATCCTGCTACACTCTGCTTTAGAATTATCTGGTttaggggcaagtaggtggctcagtgagagccagacctggaaaaggaaggtcctgagttcaaatgtggcctcagacactccctagctgtgtgaccctggacaagtcgctcaacccccactgcctatGCCTTACGTTCttcttggatccaatacacagtattgattctaagatggaaagtaagggtttaaaaaaatttaagtagaaGTAGGACACTAGTACTCTAGTCTCACAACTCCTTCCTTgtcatcattctttccattataaagGAAACTCAAACCCATATCCAgaatgtgtgtgcacacatgtgcacatacatacacacacacacacacacaatatggaGGGTCCTGGATATTGGTGCTTTAAGGAGAACCCACTAAAAGGTATCTGAAATATTCATTGCTATGCCCTAAGTCAAGAACTGGGGAGGCTCCCAGCCAAGCCCTACTTCCACAATTTAGTGACTTCTTATATGCTAGGCAAGCTCTTAACCCCCGATCTCCTCTCTATCCCATTccatcatagatttggaactagaTGTCATTTAGAGATTATTgactttataaataaggaaactgaggcccacagagatcAAGTGtgtgagacaggatttgaaaccagatttttcTCACTCCAAGTCTGGCAATCTATTACACCATACTCCCTCACCCTGGGGCTCAGAGCAATCAGTGTGGCCCAGCTGATGTCCCTGGTATTGGGGAAGGGAGAATGAAAGGACCATCTCTGTGCTTTGTAATGAGTGGGAACTGATTTACAAAACTCGGAAGGGCAGGTGAGTTGATGGGTCTTCCAATAGGTAGACTCTCCTCTCACCAAATAACCTCTGACTTTCCTCTTCATCTTCCTGCAGGCTACTTTCAAAGGTTGGATGGACATCATGTATGCTGCTGTAGACTCCCGAGAGGTCAGTGAAACTGGCACACCCAGATGCACCTCCCAAATCCTTGGCTTGATGGGTTGGATGGAGGGAAAGGAGGATGAGAGAGGGCTTCCAATGAGCTCCAAGCCCTTTTTGGGACTCTGATCTGCAATATAACATAATATTCCTGTCCTCTCCTGCTCCATCCCTGCTTTCCCAGAGATACAGCCCTGTCCACTCCATACCctgtctcctctcccctctctttcacTGTGGAATTCCATTCCATGGTAGTGAGAAACAGGGAAATGAGCCAGTAGCTCTTTATCTCTCTCACTAGGTAACTAGTGCTCACTCACTCACATTTCTGACTCCAAAGGTTGAAGAACAGCCCCAGTATGAAGtgaatatttatatgtacatttacTTCGTCCTCTTTATTATCTTTGGTGCCTTCTTCACCCTCAATCTCTTCATTGGAGTCATCATTGACAACTTCAACCAGCAAAAAAAGAAGATGAGTATCATACCTAGGCCATCTCCCacctttccttccattctttcccttcttccttctctactctcccttcccctccattccttcctccttcccatttcCCCATGGCTGCGTCTCCTCTGCCCTCAGATTCCCACAGTTTTCTCTTTACTTGTGGCACCATTTCTTCTACTCCCTTTACCCCTTGGCCCTTTAGAATCATAGATGACGGAGGACTTGCCCTCTTGCTGGCTTGGCTTTCAGCTGCCTTATTGGTCCACTGCTAGCTAGTCATTGTGCAAATACACTAATTGCTTGGTGTTGCATGGAAGCTGAGGGCTGTGGGAGTGGGCAAGGGCTTCCTCATCTAAAGGGGCTGATTCCCATTATACTTTGGAGGGAAGGACATCTTCATGACAGAGGAACAGAAGAAATACTATAACGCCATGAAAAAACTAGGCTCCAAGAAGCCACAGAAGCCAATTCCTCGGCCTCAGGTATAGTCTTTATGGGATGGTGGGGTTAGGGTAGTAGGGTAAAAAAAACTCCCTCCCTATGAAGACCACTCAACCTGCTCCTCAACACCCAATAATTATCTTTTGGATTGTTACTTGCAGTGAACCCACATTTATGGACTTTTCAAATGTTTTTTGTTTCCATATTACCATACTGGCTCCCTGTCACATCTCAAcactcctttattcttttttttttttaaactattcccttccatcttagaatcaatattgtgtattggttctaaggcagaagagtggtaagggctaggcaatgggagttaagtgacttgctcagggtcacacagctaggaagtgtctgaggccagatttgaatgaaggacttcctttcctgactctatcaactgagccccctagctgccccctcctcctttACTCTTTGGATTAAGGGCTCTCTTGaaggataaggatctgggaatGTTAGTCATATCTCCCAAGTGGCCAATGTGTTGACATAGTATGAACCAAGCAAAGGGAGATATCCCAGGCTGAGAGAGTTGTCACCCAGAGATACTTCCCCAGAAATGACCCTTGCCCTAAAAGGATCCCACAAAGGATTCCTTGATAAGGATAGATTCCAGAGGGGCTTCCAGATGGAGAGAGACTCTCAGAGTTGACTCATTTTATCCCCATCCCTGACTCCTCACAATGTCTGAAAGCTCCTCTCTGGTGATTTGACacaccttctttctctcttttctgtctgttGTGTCCTGTGTTGTCTGCTTCTCTATGTGCCACATGGTTGTCTTTGTCCTCCCTGTACCCTGCCAATCCCTATCTCCCATTCTGTGCTAAAGAATAAGATTCAGGGCAAGATTTATGACTTTGTGACCAAGCAAATATTTGACATCGCGATCATGTTCTTGATCTGTCTCAACATGGTCACCATGATGGTAGAGACAGACGATCAGAGCCAGCTGAAGATTGACATCCTTTACTACATCAATATGGTGTTCATCGTCGTCTTCACGGGCGAGTGCATGCTCAAGATGGTGGCTCTTCGCCACTACTACTTCACTGTCGGCTGGAACATCTTTGACTTTGTGGTGGTGATCCTCTCCATTGCGGGTGAGCCCTAGCTGCATGGTCCCTTGGTGCACCATGATGGATGGGGCACAGATCTCTGATCCTattctctaggattctatgaTTTGGTCCATGGCCTTCCATCAGGGCTctacacatgtatacatgtaacAGCCATGCACAGACTTAAGTCTTCCCATCTCCACGCAGACAAGTTCACACAAAATATGCCTCCACCAATCCACAGACACAACTCAAGAAAAATACAAGCTTGCTGATAAACCCACATAGgcatattttgttgttcaatcttgtctgtttcagttgtgtctggttcttcctgaccccgtttggggttttcttgacaaagatactggagtggtttgtcattttcttctccagcttatttgacagatgaggaaactgtggccaaCATGGGGAAGTGACTGGCTCAGTTCACACAGCTCATcagtgtgtctgaggctggatttgaacttacaaaaattccaagtccaatgctttattcactgtgccacctatctccCCTAGGCATActctagggcaatgatgggcaacTACTGCccggccagatgtggccccctgaaatgttctatccagccgcgggttattctttttttttttttaaaccctttaccttccatcttggagatgattctgtattggctccaagggcaacattattcctaatctgacgaatacaatgagtaggatataatacaatgaaacttggaaagggttgccttagaaacaaactgacagatgaacatttcctttcctttggccccctctttaaaaagtttgcccatcactgctctgggGTATATTACTACTTGGATAGAATCTTGATTTCAATGCTATACCTATATCACCAGAGATCTCATTCAAAATCCCTTCCCATTCTCATTCTGTGTAACTATAAAGagaaagctaggtggcatagaagaagagagcactgaatttagaatcagggagacctggcttcatatcctgcctcagacacagacGAGCTGtgtatcctggacaagtcacttaacctatatggctctctatttcctcatctgtaaaatgagctgaagaagcaaTTGGTAAAGCAtgccaatatctttaccaagaaaacccaaatggggtcagaataGTTGGGCATACTTAAAGGACTCCACAACAACAAAAGTCCCTTCCAAGGACAGATAAGTGGCACAATGCGTacagcactggacctggagtcaggaatattcttctttgggagttcaaatccagcctcagacacttatgagctatgtgaccctgggcacatcacttattcccattgcctcagtttcctcatctgtaatatgagctggagaaagaaatggccagaCCACGCTAgtatttttgttaagaaaaccctaaaaagggactgtgaagagttagacacaactgaaaaaaatgactgaactacagtgacaaagtcccttctggctctaaatgtatgattccattatctatgattctatgatttagtCCATGGCCTTCCATCAGTGctctatacacatatacatgtaacaGGCATGTGTAAACATGCTAGCTCCCACATCCATTAATTCACCCCCTGCATATAGCAAGCACCCCTATACTGAAAGCctagctacacacacacacacacacacacacacacacacacacagatacatatgCTCCTGTAGAGCACATACAATCTTACCACACAAAGTCCGAGACCTAGAACCTTTAAGGAGCAGAATCTCTCCCCAAAATATGGTTCGGCCTCAAAAGAAGACGGTAAAGTAATGATTCATTTCCCCCccactctcctttttcttctgagAAGAGGTTGACTATTCAGAAGATCCCCTGGCAAAGCCTGGTAATAGCAAATTGGGGAACATTCCCAATGTC
This window of the Gracilinanus agilis isolate LMUSP501 unplaced genomic scaffold, AgileGrace unplaced_scaffold34767, whole genome shotgun sequence genome carries:
- the LOC123254881 gene encoding sodium channel protein type 4 subunit alpha-like; amino-acid sequence: MNVLLVCLIFWLIFSIMGVNLFAGKYYRCINTTTSEIFDISVVNNKSDCFKLMDTGEVRWVNVKVNFDNVGLGYLSLLQVATFKGWMDIMYAAVDSREVEEQPQYEVNIYMYIYFVLFIIFGAFFTLNLFIGVIIDNFNQQKKKFGGKDIFMTEEQKKYYNAMKKLGSKKPQKPIPRPQNKIQGKIYDFVTKQIFDIAIMFLICLNMVTMMVETDDQSQLKIDILYYINMVFIVVFTGECMLKMVALRHYYFTVGWNIFDFVVVILSIA